In one window of Hevea brasiliensis isolate MT/VB/25A 57/8 unplaced genomic scaffold, ASM3005281v1 Scaf446, whole genome shotgun sequence DNA:
- the LOC110661220 gene encoding uncharacterized protein LOC110661220: protein MKSQSTSSSSSSSSSASSSSSSWVHTKPTNSTPISDFSDLSLEETSLSSSFHFLDAQLSLSSLFSSSSFELNSLLAETDEKDDMYKKEEIHHLKNLSSGKPLTRGRLFPPPISCLKIFKTGRPYTYLSFNEEDDSFVLEEIRIPKSDIFRASREDGRLRLFFDHSGKEEEEEEEEEN, encoded by the coding sequence ATGAAGTCTCAATCCACTTCCTcttcttcctcctcctcctcctccgcctcatcatcatcatcatcatgggTACATACAAAACCCACTAACAGCACTCCCATTTCTGACTTCAGCGATCTTTCTCTTGAAGAGACTTCTTTATCATCGTCCTTCCATTTTTTAGATGCACAATTATCCTTATCATCCCTCTTTTCTTCATCATCATTTGAGCTTAATTCCCTGCTAGCAGAAACCGATGAAAAAGATGACATGTATAAGAAAGAAgagattcatcatttgaagaatTTATCATCTGGGAAGCCATTAACAAGAGGAAGATTATTTCCCCCACCAATTTCTTGCTTAAAAATATTTAAGACAGGGAGGCCTTACACATACCTTTCATTCAATGAAGAAGATGATAGCTTTGTCCTTGAGGAGATACGAATCCCTAAGAGTGACATCTTTCGTGCTAGTAGAGAAGATGGGAGGTTGAGGCTGTTCTTTGATCATTcagggaaagaagaagaagaagaagaagaagaagagaattaa